A genomic segment from Drosophila willistoni isolate 14030-0811.24 chromosome 2L unlocalized genomic scaffold, UCI_dwil_1.1 Seg168, whole genome shotgun sequence encodes:
- the LOC6653259 gene encoding DNA-binding protein K10 translates to MNRHANIRAQIAPYRKPPFRGGVGGGGGGGCGGGMGNNNIMYSSSQMPNDSLYIDFNNPVPVSPKSATPPAQSHQEMGQKKKPQMRGKLQKTQQQQQQHHHHHHHHHHQHQQMAPYPNQMNGNGHGQRFHPHPQPNRYNGCMSFNRGPPNRGGGRHMMIPPHMCPCPRGMGPGPRGNQPYPPMPFQTQMPPMRGPLPPPPPIPPPAFMRRNGRMGGGPPPPPMPPQMMGPRGIPPMGGPFNMPINGIGGKIKKPNHKLIKQVVKGKSTIKTLKNLVNQYPIDKPWVHKELLAAYNTKLDIENRLKGNKDDELFAQFKVQRDKFVAMYESARENYLKQEAASVMVSKDAKDKKVGNANDAKG, encoded by the coding sequence ATGAATCGTCATGCCAATATACGTGCACAAATCGCTCCGTACAGAAAGCCACCATTTCGCGGTGGTGTCGGTGGAGGGGGCGGAGGAGGCTGCGGCGGCGGCATGGGAAACAACAATATTATGTACTCGTCCAGTCAGATGCCAAACGATTCTCTGTACATAGACTTCAATAATCCCGTGCCAGTTTCACCGAAATCTGCTACTCCACCTGCCCAATCCCATCAGGAGAtgggtcaaaaaaaaaagccacaAATGCGAGGTAAACtgcaaaaaacacaacaacagcaacagcagcaccaccatcaccatcatcatcatcatcaccaacaccaacaaatgGCGCCATATCCTAACCAAATGAATGGGAATGGGCACGGGCAACGGTTTCATCCACATCCACAGCCCAATCGTTATAATGGCTGTATGTCATTTAATCGAGGACCACCGAATCGTGGAGGCGGACGCCACATGATGATACCACCGCATATGTGCCCTTGTCCAAGAGGCATGGGACCAGGACCACGCGGCAATCAACCGTATCCACCGATGCCTTTTCAAACACAAATGCCACCCATGCGCGGACCACTTCCACCCCCACCACCAATACCACCGCCAGCATTCATGCGTCGTAATGGACGTATGGGTGGCggaccaccaccaccaccaatgCCCCCACAGATGATGGGACCACGCGGTATTCCACCCATGGGCGGACCATTTAACATGCCCATTAACGGTATTGGCGGCAAAATTAAGAAACCCAATCACAAGCTCATCAAACAGGTCGTCAAGGGCAAGAGCACCATTAAAACGCTTAAGAATCTGGTCAATCAATATCCCATCGATAAGCCGTGGGTGCACAAGGAGCTCCTAGCCGCATACAATACAAAACTGGATATTGAGAATCGGTTGAAGGGCAACAAGGATGATGAACTCTTTGCCCAATTCAAGGTGCAACGTGACAAATTTGTGGCCATGTATGAATCGGCGCGAGAGAACTATCTAAAACAGGAGGCAGCATCTGTTATGGTTTCCAAGGATGCCAAAGACAAAAAGGTCGGAAATGCAAATGATGCAAAAGGTTAA